In one window of Methanococcoides methylutens DNA:
- a CDS encoding argininosuccinate synthase: MSKKVVLAYSGGLDTSICIPLLKEEYGYDEVITVAVDVGQPKEDVAQAEEKAKKISDLHFTLDVREEFVNDYIFPLIRANGDYEGYVMGTSIARPLIAKKVVEIAEQEGAVALAHGCTGKGNDQLRFEAVFRLTDMDVIAPMREMNLTREWEIEYAKEHGIPVGVTTAKPWSVDENIWSRSIEGGKLEDPGYIPPEEIYKWTASPEDAPDAQTIVIGFENGVPVSLDGEKMDGVELIEKMNVIAGTHGVGRTDMIEDRVLGLKARENYEHPAATVLLAAHKDLEKLVLTRSELKFKAMVDEQWSELAYYGLVDEPLYDDLNAFIDKTQTRVNGTVTMKLYKGSLTILARTSPAALYSEELVSFDGTSIDQKDAEGFAKYHGFQARLFRKFVDKN, translated from the coding sequence ATGTCAAAGAAAGTAGTACTTGCTTATTCCGGTGGATTGGACACATCCATCTGTATCCCCCTCCTCAAAGAAGAATACGGATACGACGAGGTCATAACCGTAGCAGTCGATGTGGGACAGCCAAAGGAAGATGTCGCACAGGCAGAAGAGAAGGCAAAGAAGATCAGTGACCTTCATTTCACCCTTGATGTTCGCGAGGAGTTCGTGAACGATTACATTTTCCCTTTAATAAGAGCCAATGGTGATTATGAAGGCTATGTTATGGGAACCTCCATTGCACGCCCGCTTATTGCCAAAAAGGTCGTCGAGATCGCAGAACAGGAAGGCGCTGTTGCACTTGCACACGGTTGTACCGGTAAAGGAAACGACCAGCTTCGTTTCGAGGCTGTGTTCAGGCTCACTGATATGGATGTCATCGCACCTATGAGAGAGATGAACCTGACCCGAGAATGGGAGATCGAATACGCAAAGGAACACGGTATTCCAGTAGGTGTCACCACTGCAAAGCCATGGAGCGTTGACGAGAACATCTGGAGCAGAAGCATCGAGGGCGGAAAGCTCGAAGACCCTGGATACATCCCACCTGAGGAGATCTACAAGTGGACAGCTTCACCTGAAGATGCACCTGATGCACAGACCATCGTGATCGGTTTCGAGAACGGTGTGCCAGTGTCACTTGATGGTGAGAAGATGGACGGTGTTGAGCTCATTGAAAAGATGAACGTCATTGCAGGCACCCACGGTGTCGGACGTACTGACATGATCGAAGACCGTGTCCTCGGACTTAAAGCACGTGAAAACTACGAGCACCCTGCAGCAACCGTACTCCTTGCAGCACACAAAGACCTTGAAAAACTGGTCCTCACCCGCTCTGAACTCAAGTTCAAGGCAATGGTAGACGAACAGTGGTCCGAGCTTGCATACTACGGTCTTGTGGACGAACCACTCTACGATGACCTGAATGCATTCATTGACAAGACACAGACACGTGTAAACGGTACAGTCACCATGAAACTGTACAAGGGAAGCCTCACAATTCTTGCAAGGACATCCCCGGCAGCACTCTACTCAGAAGAACTTGTGTCCTTTGATGGAACAAGCATCGACCAGAAGGACGCCGAAGGATTTGCAAAATATCACGGATTCCAGGCACGCCTGTTCAGGAAATTCGTTGATAAGAACTAA